The following are from one region of the Stigmatella ashevillena genome:
- a CDS encoding M90 family metallopeptidase, translating to MSGLFRTLRRRRLLRRPFPAEWLGYLEQRAPFLQKMAPEPRQRLLDLLKVFAWEKEFIGAGGFTITDEVRAVVSATAARLVLYLDLSYYDRLREVIVYPDAFRIPDRTGVVLGEAKNWGTVILSWQSVLAGLSDPNDGHATATHEFAHVLDRQDGAFDGTPHLRRYSHYGAWAQVMGEHFQKLRQGERAERQVMDDYGSLNEAEFFAVATESFFEKPRQMKEKTPDLYEELKRFYGWDPASTPP from the coding sequence ATGTCCGGACTCTTCCGCACCCTCCGGCGCCGCCGCCTGCTGCGCCGCCCTTTTCCCGCCGAGTGGCTCGGCTACCTGGAGCAGCGCGCGCCCTTCCTCCAGAAAATGGCGCCTGAGCCCCGTCAGCGCCTGCTCGACCTGCTCAAGGTCTTCGCCTGGGAAAAGGAATTCATCGGGGCGGGTGGCTTCACCATCACCGACGAGGTGCGCGCCGTGGTCTCCGCCACCGCCGCACGCTTGGTGCTCTACCTCGACCTCTCCTATTACGACCGGTTGCGCGAAGTCATCGTCTACCCCGATGCCTTCCGGATTCCCGACCGCACGGGCGTCGTCCTCGGAGAGGCGAAGAACTGGGGCACCGTCATCCTCTCCTGGCAGTCGGTCCTCGCCGGTCTGAGCGACCCGAACGATGGCCATGCCACCGCCACGCACGAGTTCGCCCACGTCCTCGACCGGCAGGACGGCGCCTTCGACGGCACGCCCCACCTCCGGCGCTATTCGCACTACGGCGCCTGGGCCCAGGTGATGGGCGAGCACTTCCAGAAGCTGCGCCAGGGCGAGCGCGCCGAGCGGCAGGTGATGGATGACTATGGCTCGCTCAACGAGGCGGAATTCTTCGCCGTGGCCACCGAGTCCTTCTTCGAAAAGCCACGGCAGATGAAGGAGAAGACCCCAGACCTCTATGAGGAGCTGAAGCGCTTCTATGGGTGGGACCCCGCAAGCACACCCCCTTGA
- a CDS encoding serine/threonine protein kinase, translating to MLEPASLPPGTDIGPWRVLSQRGRGSYGVVYRVEKAGHPEAGVFALKLALYHKDPRFEREGELLSRLRHPHVPRLHSRDGWVHPSGVVLPYLVMEWVEGAPLYAWAVQHGLTSRQALRFLAQVARALEATHAVEGVHRDVKGDNVLVRHEGTQAVLMDLGSGNYRGAHVLTHQPPPPGTPQYQSPECLRFQWEHLREPMARYEARPADDLYALGVMAYRLTMGAYPPEPMAVVTTEEGSRLVPAERPLPEQWGLLCPELAALIQRMLLDEPAGRGFAGELAEALENAARTAGPGADAPIFPGPAQAPAPRKARSFPVRRVLAGAQWLGTVVALALCGERVGHWLSDESAFSVVRGGTSGLAETVIANPVGAVPPISARGGIGLEIPKKPLPGQRRPPCGRPKIEINGGCWLELLDVAPPCDAESYLYKGKCYEPLGLLSRPETSGQRR from the coding sequence ATGCTAGAGCCAGCCTCTCTGCCTCCCGGAACAGACATTGGCCCTTGGCGCGTGCTGAGTCAGCGCGGCCGGGGCTCCTACGGCGTTGTCTATCGCGTTGAAAAGGCAGGGCACCCGGAGGCAGGGGTGTTCGCTCTGAAGTTGGCGCTCTACCACAAGGATCCCCGCTTCGAGCGGGAGGGGGAGCTGCTCTCGCGCCTCCGTCACCCTCACGTGCCGCGCCTCCATTCGCGGGATGGATGGGTGCACCCAAGTGGTGTCGTTCTTCCCTATCTCGTCATGGAGTGGGTGGAGGGCGCGCCGCTGTATGCGTGGGCGGTCCAGCATGGGTTGACCTCCCGGCAGGCGCTCCGGTTCCTGGCTCAAGTGGCCCGGGCCCTGGAGGCGACCCATGCGGTGGAGGGGGTGCACCGCGACGTGAAGGGGGACAACGTGCTGGTACGGCACGAGGGCACCCAGGCGGTGCTGATGGACCTGGGCTCGGGAAACTACCGGGGGGCGCATGTGCTCACCCACCAGCCTCCGCCACCGGGGACACCCCAGTACCAGAGTCCCGAGTGTCTTCGCTTTCAGTGGGAGCACCTGCGCGAGCCCATGGCGCGCTATGAGGCCAGGCCCGCGGATGACCTCTATGCGCTGGGCGTCATGGCCTACCGTCTCACGATGGGAGCTTACCCGCCCGAGCCCATGGCTGTGGTGACGACGGAAGAAGGCTCCCGCCTCGTGCCTGCCGAGAGACCGCTTCCGGAGCAGTGGGGCCTTTTGTGTCCGGAATTGGCTGCGCTCATCCAGCGGATGCTCTTGGACGAGCCAGCGGGCCGAGGGTTCGCGGGGGAACTGGCCGAGGCCTTGGAGAACGCGGCGAGGACCGCTGGGCCCGGAGCGGACGCGCCCATCTTCCCGGGTCCTGCGCAGGCCCCTGCGCCCCGGAAGGCCCGGTCCTTTCCCGTGCGCCGGGTGCTCGCGGGCGCGCAGTGGTTGGGGACGGTGGTGGCTCTGGCGCTCTGTGGGGAGCGGGTAGGGCACTGGCTGTCCGACGAGAGCGCCTTTTCCGTCGTTCGAGGCGGGACATCGGGGCTCGCGGAGACAGTCATTGCGAATCCTGTAGGCGCGGTGCCGCCCATCTCTGCGCGGGGTGGGATCGGGCTGGAGATTCCCAAGAAACCTCTTCCTGGCCAGCGGCGGCCCCCCTGCGGGAGACCGAAGATCGAGATCAACGGCGGATGCTGGCTCGAATTGCTCGATGTTGCTCCGCCGTGCGATGCCGAATCTTACCTATACAAGGGCAAGTGTTACGAGCCACTTGGGTTGTTGTCTCGCCCCGAGACCTCAGGGCAGCGGAGATAA
- a CDS encoding YbaY family lipoprotein — protein sequence MTQAKSVLWGCLAALALSACASKSVATREEARAPAATPSAPAEAEAPAEAKAPAAPAPAPHLQVTGKVLYRERIALTPEAVVKVEVVETGSEKAEGGVIAEQSFAHPGQVPIPFTVDVAPERIRPGASYFLRARILDAGRVYSSPEPIPVLTQGNKSSDVQVRVRLGT from the coding sequence ATGACTCAAGCCAAGTCGGTTCTGTGGGGATGTCTCGCCGCGCTCGCGTTGAGCGCCTGTGCCTCGAAGTCCGTGGCCACGCGGGAGGAAGCGCGTGCCCCGGCGGCCACGCCTTCCGCTCCGGCGGAGGCGGAAGCCCCGGCGGAGGCGAAAGCCCCGGCGGCACCCGCTCCGGCGCCTCATCTTCAGGTGACCGGAAAGGTGCTCTACCGCGAGCGCATCGCGCTCACGCCGGAGGCGGTCGTGAAGGTCGAGGTGGTGGAGACGGGTTCGGAGAAGGCAGAGGGCGGCGTCATCGCCGAGCAGTCCTTCGCGCACCCGGGACAGGTGCCCATCCCCTTCACGGTGGACGTGGCCCCGGAGCGCATCCGTCCGGGGGCGAGCTACTTCCTGAGGGCGCGCATCCTGGATGCAGGCCGGGTCTACTCGTCGCCCGAGCCCATTCCGGTGCTCACCCAGGGCAACAAGAGCAGTGACGTGCAGGTGCGCGTGCGCCTGGGCACCTGA
- a CDS encoding flavin monoamine oxidase family protein, which produces MARTHLMSLVLNALRTARRAQAAGVPVAEYAAMQQERSRFNRRSFLHLTAGAAGAATLAACGDDGGSSPGDVVIVGGGTAGLHCAYRLKRLGVDAQVYEASKRVGGRMFTARNVFPEGQTAELGGELIDTGHLTMHDLSQELGIELLDFEQEDPEMSRLVALFDGERLTQEQILQGFAPIAERIDAALATLDDPEEYITYRTPNGAQALDQLSLSAWMDVADIPASDPVRKLIELAYVGEFGLEADACNSLNLLTFISTDTSRFELFGESDERYRAKGGNELFPQRLAERLAPGQIHLEHRLRAVKTLSDGRYQLTFDAAGRSQEVKADHVVLALPFSVLREVDLQVALPEVKRKAIRELGYGTNAKLMVGFAARPWRDGFKSDGSTYTDVGYMQTWETSRQQPGVSGIITNFTGGKKGIAVGEGSTDAQAAAFLEGFDQVFPGVREVANGKAARMHWPTQEFTRGSYSAYKVGQYTTISGAEIERVGNLHFCGEHTSLDAQGFMEGAALTGAMAAAEVAGDLGLHVEEALGPGARIMARAQSARVHGRWLDAARRSSRRRAG; this is translated from the coding sequence ATGGCCCGTACCCATTTGATGAGCCTGGTCCTGAATGCATTGCGTACTGCCCGGAGGGCGCAAGCCGCCGGGGTGCCGGTGGCCGAGTACGCGGCGATGCAGCAAGAGCGCTCCCGTTTCAACCGACGCTCCTTCCTCCATTTGACTGCCGGGGCCGCGGGGGCCGCGACGCTTGCGGCCTGCGGAGACGACGGCGGCTCGTCTCCGGGGGATGTGGTCATCGTGGGAGGGGGCACGGCGGGCCTGCACTGTGCCTACCGGCTGAAGCGGTTGGGGGTCGATGCCCAGGTCTATGAGGCGTCGAAGCGGGTGGGCGGACGGATGTTCACGGCGCGGAATGTCTTCCCGGAGGGCCAGACGGCCGAACTGGGCGGGGAGCTCATCGATACCGGCCACCTCACGATGCACGATCTGTCTCAGGAGCTGGGCATCGAGCTGTTGGACTTCGAGCAGGAAGACCCCGAGATGTCGCGGCTGGTGGCCCTGTTCGACGGGGAGCGGCTCACGCAGGAGCAGATCCTTCAGGGGTTCGCGCCCATCGCGGAGCGCATCGACGCGGCCTTGGCGACGCTGGACGATCCCGAGGAGTACATCACCTACCGGACTCCCAATGGGGCCCAGGCGCTGGACCAGCTCTCGCTGAGCGCGTGGATGGATGTGGCGGACATCCCCGCGTCGGACCCCGTGCGCAAGCTCATCGAGTTGGCCTATGTGGGTGAGTTCGGCTTGGAGGCGGATGCCTGCAACAGCCTGAACCTGCTGACGTTCATCTCCACGGACACCAGCCGCTTCGAGCTGTTCGGCGAGTCGGACGAGCGCTACCGGGCGAAGGGGGGCAATGAGCTCTTCCCGCAGCGGCTGGCGGAGCGGCTGGCGCCGGGGCAGATCCACCTGGAGCACCGGCTGCGCGCGGTGAAGACCCTGTCGGATGGCCGGTACCAGCTCACCTTCGACGCCGCGGGGCGCTCCCAGGAGGTGAAGGCGGACCATGTGGTGTTGGCCCTGCCCTTCTCCGTGCTGCGGGAGGTGGACCTGCAAGTGGCGTTGCCGGAGGTGAAGCGCAAGGCCATCCGGGAGTTGGGTTACGGCACCAACGCGAAGCTGATGGTGGGCTTCGCCGCGCGTCCGTGGCGCGACGGCTTCAAGTCCGATGGCAGCACGTACACGGACGTGGGCTACATGCAGACGTGGGAGACCAGCCGACAGCAGCCGGGGGTCTCTGGCATCATCACCAACTTCACGGGCGGCAAGAAGGGCATTGCCGTGGGCGAGGGGTCGACCGACGCGCAGGCGGCGGCTTTCCTGGAGGGCTTCGATCAAGTCTTCCCGGGCGTGCGGGAAGTCGCCAACGGCAAGGCGGCGCGGATGCACTGGCCCACCCAGGAGTTCACGCGCGGCAGCTACTCGGCCTACAAGGTGGGCCAGTACACGACGATCTCGGGCGCGGAGATTGAACGGGTGGGCAACCTGCACTTCTGCGGCGAGCACACCAGCCTGGATGCGCAGGGCTTCATGGAAGGGGCCGCGCTCACCGGAGCGATGGCCGCGGCCGAGGTGGCCGGGGACCTGGGGCTCCATGTGGAAGAGGCCCTGGGGCCCGGCGCACGCATCATGGCGCGGGCGCAGTCGGCACGGGTGCACGGGCGCTGGCTGGACGCCGCCCGGCGGTCCTCGCGTCGGCGCGCGGGCTGA
- a CDS encoding DUSAM domain-containing protein, whose product MADKSDSELIDALEQRVLRQGEPFELSDEVRALLRRAAEQVALSSRDADDALCSESTATTLLREISRRLRDGSHRLGSARHRAYLLRDTGDLDGACRQMEAVLSVEVVPIYRQRAESVLHEMIRLKSVAASGQVDPKLSDRTQLPILLHRVQQGQPLELNEGMRAFLRRSAADVGMSEAATEDALASPESAGSLLGTVMGRFQDASSRLNSALTRMMELRDAGDLEGARQQMRDLLAVEVVPRFRCAAEENLAGLFEEV is encoded by the coding sequence ATGGCGGACAAGAGCGACTCAGAACTCATTGACGCTCTGGAACAACGGGTCTTGAGACAGGGAGAACCTTTCGAACTCTCGGACGAGGTGCGTGCACTCCTAAGACGTGCCGCAGAACAGGTAGCCCTCTCTTCCAGGGACGCTGATGACGCTCTATGCAGCGAGTCCACCGCCACGACTCTGCTCCGGGAGATCAGCAGGCGTCTCCGGGACGGCTCGCACCGGCTCGGAAGCGCCAGGCACCGCGCCTACCTCCTCCGGGACACAGGGGATCTGGACGGCGCGTGCAGGCAGATGGAAGCGGTTCTCTCCGTTGAGGTCGTACCGATCTACCGTCAGCGCGCGGAAAGCGTGCTCCACGAAATGATCCGTCTCAAGTCCGTCGCTGCGAGCGGACAGGTAGATCCGAAGCTCTCCGACCGTACTCAACTTCCCATCCTTCTGCACCGCGTCCAACAAGGGCAGCCACTGGAACTCAACGAGGGGATGCGCGCCTTCCTGCGACGGTCCGCCGCTGACGTGGGCATGAGCGAGGCCGCAACGGAAGATGCCCTAGCGAGTCCTGAGAGTGCCGGGTCGCTTCTCGGGACAGTCATGGGGCGTTTCCAGGATGCCTCGAGCCGCCTCAACAGCGCTCTCACAAGGATGATGGAACTCCGGGATGCTGGAGATCTCGAAGGGGCACGCCAGCAGATGCGCGACTTGCTGGCCGTGGAGGTCGTCCCGAGGTTCCGCTGTGCCGCCGAGGAGAACCTAGCGGGTCTATTCGAGGAGGTTTAA
- a CDS encoding trypsin-like serine protease has protein sequence MSNSVTVSAVSNPLTRRKSWALIASMGAALAAGCGPEAAPQAEATLGEASQEIVGGTTAAITDFPWQISFQSSSGSHFCGGSIINANWVLTAQHCVYEAANSPSHPSTVRVGAGSATRTAQVQISQIADIIPYPGYSDATLGKDVALLRLATPLTLNGSTVKAIPLATAADVTAGRTNAGVTSTVTGWGTTSSGSSTLPSTLLKVDVPIVSNATASTNYGMTISADQIAAGFAAGGKDSCQGDSGGPLVVNGASGKILAGVVSWGEGCALPNYPGLYARVSSFEPWISGIITKTPSSLLSQTGAAAGAKAWKHYTITVPSGVSALTVSASGGTGDADLYVHTTTPTTSAYTCRPYAGGNTEYCSIGSPRAGTWYVSLYGYSAASGITLKATAY, from the coding sequence ATGAGCAACTCCGTGACTGTCTCTGCCGTGTCGAATCCGCTGACCCGCCGCAAGTCCTGGGCCCTGATTGCCAGCATGGGCGCGGCGCTTGCCGCCGGTTGTGGCCCCGAGGCGGCCCCTCAGGCGGAGGCCACGCTGGGCGAGGCATCGCAGGAGATCGTCGGTGGCACCACCGCCGCCATCACCGATTTCCCCTGGCAGATCTCCTTCCAGAGCTCCTCGGGCTCGCACTTCTGCGGCGGCTCCATCATCAACGCCAACTGGGTCCTCACCGCCCAGCACTGCGTCTACGAGGCGGCGAACAGCCCCTCGCACCCGTCCACTGTGCGCGTCGGCGCGGGCAGCGCCACCCGCACCGCCCAGGTGCAGATCAGCCAGATCGCCGACATCATCCCCTACCCCGGCTACTCCGACGCCACGCTGGGCAAGGACGTGGCGCTGCTGCGCCTGGCCACCCCGCTGACCCTCAATGGCTCCACGGTGAAGGCCATCCCCCTGGCGACCGCAGCCGATGTGACGGCCGGCCGCACCAACGCGGGCGTCACGTCCACGGTGACGGGTTGGGGCACCACCTCGTCGGGCAGCAGCACCCTGCCCTCGACGCTGCTGAAGGTGGACGTGCCCATCGTCTCCAACGCGACGGCGAGCACCAACTACGGCATGACCATCAGCGCGGACCAGATCGCCGCGGGCTTCGCCGCCGGTGGCAAGGACTCCTGCCAGGGTGACAGCGGTGGTCCGCTCGTGGTGAACGGCGCCAGCGGGAAGATCCTCGCGGGCGTGGTGAGCTGGGGCGAGGGCTGCGCGCTGCCGAACTACCCGGGCCTGTACGCGCGCGTGTCGTCCTTCGAGCCGTGGATCAGCGGCATCATCACCAAGACGCCTTCCTCGCTGCTGTCGCAGACGGGCGCCGCGGCCGGCGCGAAGGCGTGGAAGCACTACACCATCACCGTGCCGTCCGGCGTCTCGGCGCTCACCGTGTCGGCGTCCGGTGGCACGGGTGATGCGGACCTCTACGTGCACACCACCACGCCCACGACCAGCGCCTACACCTGCCGTCCCTACGCGGGCGGGAACACCGAGTACTGCTCCATCGGCAGCCCCCGGGCGGGCACCTGGTACGTGTCCCTCTATGGCTACTCCGCCGCTTCGGGCATCACGCTGAAGGCGACCGCTTACTAG
- a CDS encoding MXAN_5453 family MXYO-CTERM-anchored protein: MRSLLSQVVLLGSALAASSALAELPDYTLQLQARINLAGNPSGAYNVEPGNLLPGSYHVPLTLDRQLAFRLSITPEGRRALWWGQNGVGSRLYLLPDLGEDTISSDPGLNSRGDMAFAVTYSSRNGIYLLNASDPTQVRIVRDPIGANSWDTLDLNEAGQLGFRVSFSGVGRAHVRLTPSGRGYATEYLAKEQGVDPASPYFYLYSPGFNDQGQIAGVVDLQSVGSGIQELHVWDFEGISQRIAASVAVDPASPIYRFASVQPALSNTGKVAFLGTFRDAQGRNLTTVWLWDGAALKVLAQNGQDGIKEVEFFPPDINDKGVVVFRAFDSAGMRAVWVSDGEVKKRVVSEHDIIPSDVGDARVDQETPTSPVFGGSPKINARGDVTFVAGLAPPDNDQEEWGSGIYVAQSSLPPPSPPDGGVDGGTDGGPDGGETPDGGPDGGFDLDGGLDLDGGFQETPDGGTGDGGGTPSDAGGNAGDAPESELATGGCGGCQSASAASLWPWMMWGIARLLTARRRGGRP, translated from the coding sequence ATGCGCTCTCTTCTCTCTCAGGTGGTTCTCCTCGGAAGCGCGCTCGCCGCGTCCTCCGCCCTCGCCGAACTGCCGGATTACACCCTGCAACTCCAGGCGCGGATCAACCTGGCGGGCAATCCCTCCGGGGCCTACAACGTGGAGCCGGGCAACCTCCTGCCGGGCAGCTACCATGTGCCCCTGACCCTGGATCGGCAACTGGCATTCCGGTTGTCCATCACGCCCGAGGGGCGCCGTGCCCTGTGGTGGGGACAGAACGGGGTGGGCTCTCGCCTCTACCTGCTTCCGGACTTGGGGGAAGACACGATCTCGAGCGATCCGGGCCTCAATTCGCGGGGCGACATGGCCTTCGCGGTGACTTACTCCTCCCGCAACGGCATCTACCTGCTCAACGCGTCGGACCCCACCCAGGTGCGCATCGTCCGGGATCCGATTGGCGCGAACAGCTGGGACACGTTGGACCTCAACGAGGCAGGGCAGTTGGGCTTTCGCGTCAGCTTCTCCGGGGTGGGCCGCGCCCATGTGCGCTTGACGCCCTCGGGACGGGGCTATGCCACGGAGTACCTCGCCAAGGAGCAGGGGGTCGATCCGGCGAGTCCTTACTTCTACCTTTATTCGCCAGGGTTCAATGACCAGGGGCAGATCGCGGGGGTGGTGGATTTGCAGTCGGTGGGGTCGGGCATCCAGGAACTGCATGTCTGGGACTTCGAGGGGATTTCACAACGCATTGCCGCGTCGGTGGCCGTGGATCCGGCGTCGCCCATCTACCGCTTCGCCTCGGTGCAGCCGGCCCTCTCCAACACGGGCAAGGTGGCCTTCCTGGGGACGTTCCGGGACGCACAAGGGCGGAATTTGACCACAGTCTGGCTGTGGGATGGTGCCGCCTTGAAGGTGCTGGCCCAGAACGGCCAGGACGGCATCAAGGAAGTGGAGTTCTTCCCGCCGGACATCAATGACAAGGGGGTGGTGGTCTTCCGCGCGTTCGACAGTGCGGGGATGCGCGCGGTGTGGGTCAGCGATGGTGAGGTGAAGAAGCGCGTGGTGTCCGAGCACGACATCATCCCCTCGGATGTCGGCGATGCGCGCGTGGACCAGGAGACGCCCACCTCGCCGGTGTTCGGCGGTTCGCCGAAGATCAACGCCCGGGGGGATGTCACGTTTGTCGCGGGGTTGGCCCCGCCGGACAACGACCAAGAGGAATGGGGCTCTGGCATTTATGTCGCGCAGTCCTCGCTGCCCCCTCCCAGCCCGCCGGATGGAGGAGTGGATGGCGGCACGGATGGTGGCCCAGATGGGGGAGAGACGCCGGATGGCGGTCCGGATGGAGGGTTCGATCTGGACGGAGGGCTCGACCTGGACGGAGGCTTCCAGGAGACGCCCGATGGCGGCACGGGGGACGGAGGGGGAACGCCTTCGGACGCGGGTGGAAACGCTGGGGATGCGCCGGAGTCCGAGCTGGCAACGGGCGGCTGCGGGGGATGCCAGTCGGCGTCGGCGGCTTCTCTCTGGCCGTGGATGATGTGGGGGATTGCGCGCCTGCTCACCGCGCGCCGCCGCGGCGGACGGCCGTAA
- a CDS encoding PAS domain-containing protein: MDNNETSDVAPPSLPLGAFIRNQHTHILKNWENSVRQLPHAQGLSRPRLLDHLPDLLERIANVVETVHTGGTASLEDMPELHALDRLDSGYDLDEVAEEYALLRACILHFYGDYVKSGGAESMALAMRELVSFNRTFDEAVAAAVSRYAQARERTLVALDRISEAALGTENLDTFLPKLLRVMLETTEAVDSVTLLLREDETLKVRASAGLDEAEMSSFSLRVGEGFAGRIAAQQRPMEVRSAATDPLVKSMALRSRGTRALYGVPLVYGGEVIGVAHMGSRTAFEFSNEDKLLFRAMVSRATGLLIQAWLTDREQAARAEAEAQKQLLNLVIEQSGEAIIMADAQGVVRIVNAQAKRQECCGLKQVGPAEWIEEGALLTEDGRPLKAEDFFIRRALQGELVTHARWKARRRDGVVRTFSGTASPLRRPDGVLAGAVLTARDETERLHQEQAQAETLALLDLLLAAIPMGMAFLDKKLRYLRVNEALARTNGLPVEAHLGKTFAEIVPECAPHFEPLLRRVVETGEALREFEFSLAAPAQPSGPLQHWVADFFPVRTRTGEVLGIGCVIVNITEHKQQEERLRQTAEFRERFLGVVSHDLRNPLNAILLSANVLLRTDGVHANHVKAARRIMTSGERMVRMIGELLDFTRGRLGGGIPVHPQGCHMRQLCRQVMEELEISHPGRELRLNAQGHFQGMWDPDRLTQLMDNLGKNALDYSPSGTPVDFTLIDCGETLRLEVHNDGPPIPPALLPGIFEPFRRAVAGDTHPTSGLGLGLFIVQQIAQAHGGTVEVKSLEGQGTTFTVQLPRHPPAGTPRLKH; the protein is encoded by the coding sequence ATGGATAACAACGAAACTTCTGATGTGGCCCCTCCGTCCCTGCCGCTGGGGGCGTTCATCCGCAATCAGCACACTCACATCCTGAAGAACTGGGAGAACTCAGTCCGCCAACTCCCCCATGCCCAAGGGCTCTCCCGGCCCCGGCTCCTGGATCACCTGCCGGATCTCCTGGAGCGGATCGCCAATGTGGTGGAGACGGTGCATACCGGCGGGACTGCCTCGCTCGAGGACATGCCGGAGCTCCACGCCTTGGACCGGCTGGACTCGGGCTATGACCTGGATGAAGTCGCCGAGGAGTACGCCCTGCTGCGCGCGTGCATCCTCCACTTCTACGGCGACTACGTGAAGTCGGGTGGCGCCGAGTCCATGGCGCTGGCGATGCGCGAGTTGGTGTCCTTCAACCGCACGTTCGACGAGGCCGTGGCCGCCGCCGTCTCCCGGTATGCCCAGGCGCGCGAGCGGACGCTGGTGGCGCTCGACCGCATCTCCGAGGCGGCGCTCGGCACAGAGAACCTGGACACCTTTCTGCCCAAGCTGCTGCGCGTGATGCTGGAGACCACGGAGGCCGTGGACAGCGTCACCCTGCTCCTGAGGGAGGACGAGACCCTGAAGGTCCGCGCCTCGGCGGGGCTGGACGAAGCGGAGATGTCAAGCTTCAGCCTGCGGGTGGGCGAGGGCTTCGCGGGCCGCATCGCCGCCCAGCAGCGTCCGATGGAAGTGCGCTCGGCGGCGACGGATCCACTGGTGAAGAGCATGGCCCTCCGCTCCCGGGGAACCCGCGCGCTCTATGGTGTCCCCTTGGTCTACGGGGGCGAAGTCATCGGCGTGGCCCACATGGGCAGCCGGACCGCCTTCGAGTTCTCCAACGAGGACAAGCTCCTGTTCCGCGCCATGGTGAGCCGGGCCACGGGCCTGCTCATCCAGGCCTGGCTCACCGACAGAGAGCAAGCAGCGCGGGCGGAGGCCGAAGCGCAGAAACAACTGCTGAACCTCGTCATCGAGCAGAGCGGCGAGGCCATCATCATGGCGGATGCGCAGGGCGTGGTGCGCATCGTCAACGCCCAGGCGAAGCGACAGGAGTGCTGCGGCCTGAAGCAGGTGGGCCCTGCCGAATGGATCGAAGAGGGAGCCCTGCTCACGGAGGATGGGCGGCCCTTGAAGGCGGAGGACTTCTTCATCCGCCGCGCCCTCCAAGGGGAGTTGGTGACCCATGCCCGGTGGAAGGCACGGCGGAGGGATGGCGTGGTGCGCACCTTCAGTGGCACCGCCTCTCCCCTGCGACGGCCGGATGGCGTGCTGGCCGGGGCCGTTCTCACGGCCCGCGACGAGACCGAGCGGCTTCACCAGGAGCAAGCGCAGGCCGAGACGCTGGCGCTCCTCGATCTGCTGCTCGCCGCGATCCCCATGGGCATGGCCTTCCTGGACAAGAAGCTGCGCTACCTCCGGGTCAACGAGGCCCTGGCCCGCACCAACGGCCTGCCCGTGGAAGCCCACCTGGGGAAGACCTTCGCCGAGATCGTCCCGGAATGCGCCCCTCACTTCGAACCCCTGCTGCGGCGGGTGGTGGAGACGGGCGAAGCGCTGCGAGAATTCGAGTTCAGCCTCGCGGCCCCGGCCCAGCCCTCCGGCCCCCTTCAGCACTGGGTGGCGGATTTCTTTCCGGTGCGCACCCGGACGGGGGAGGTGCTCGGCATTGGCTGCGTCATCGTCAACATCACCGAGCACAAGCAGCAGGAAGAGCGGCTGCGGCAGACAGCGGAGTTCCGCGAGCGCTTCCTGGGCGTCGTCTCGCATGATCTCCGCAACCCGCTCAACGCCATCCTCTTGTCCGCCAACGTGCTGCTGCGAACCGACGGCGTCCATGCCAACCATGTCAAAGCGGCCCGGCGCATCATGACCAGTGGAGAGCGCATGGTGCGAATGATTGGCGAGCTGCTCGACTTCACGCGGGGGCGATTGGGCGGGGGCATTCCCGTCCATCCTCAAGGCTGTCACATGCGCCAACTGTGCCGCCAGGTCATGGAGGAGCTGGAGATCAGCCACCCCGGCCGCGAGCTGCGGTTGAACGCACAGGGCCACTTCCAGGGAATGTGGGATCCGGACCGGCTCACGCAACTGATGGACAACCTGGGCAAGAACGCGCTCGATTACAGCCCCTCGGGCACGCCCGTGGACTTCACGCTCATCGACTGCGGAGAGACGCTGCGGCTCGAGGTCCACAACGATGGGCCGCCCATCCCTCCGGCCCTCCTGCCGGGCATCTTCGAGCCGTTCCGAAGGGCCGTGGCGGGAGACACCCACCCGACCTCGGGCCTGGGGCTGGGCCTCTTCATCGTCCAGCAGATCGCCCAGGCCCACGGGGGCACCGTCGAGGTGAAATCCCTCGAAGGACAGGGGACCACGTTCACCGTGCAGCTTCCCCGGCACCCCCCGGCGGGCACGCCGCGCCTCAAACACTAG